The genomic region CGGCGCTCAGCGTGGGCTTGAGACAGCGCCGGTCAACGAGGTGCACCTCGCGCCAGAGGGCCAGGTGGAGGACGAACCAGACGCTGGTGGCCGCTGCCGCCGGCGCCGCGTGCGTGGTGGCGGCGAGCACGATCCAGCCGGGTCCGGAACCGGCGAGGAGCCCGATGGCGGTGTTGCTGATGCCCTGGCGGCACCGGGTGCGCCGAGGCCGCAGCCAGGTGGGTACGGAGCGCATGAGCTCCAAGGTCACCAGGAGCGCCCCGGCGGACACGGTGGCAGTCACTGCGGCTGCCGCGGCGTGGGTGGTGGCGCCCACGAGCAGGGCGGTGCAGAGGGTGGCGCACATGACAGCGCAGAGGCTGGCCGAGCACAGGCCGACGGCCCGTGGACTGGCGGTGACCGCGGAGCCGCTCATGCAGTGTCCATCGTCTCTTGCCCGCCCCTCTTGAACCGCCAGATGGGCGTCTCTACCCGGTGACGTGGGACGAGCTCCCAGGCCAGGAGCGCGGGACTGCCCGTGGGTCCTTGCCCGGTCTCCAGCTCGCCTCGGGTGCCTGCGGTCGGCGCTGTGCTCGAGCCGGCGCATGGTGCTGCCGACTGAGGGCGGCTGTAGCGGTCCGCTCGCGCGGACGGTCCTCCCACCGCCCGCTGGACGTCGCGGTCCTCAACCGATGGGATGGCGCCCGGGCGGCCGAGCGGACCGTCGCAGGGCTGGTCGGACGAGGAGCGAATAGTGCTGCAGGGGTACCAGAAGACACGTGGCGCTCCAGTCGCTCTCGCGGCAGGCGCCGCGGTCAGTCTCGGGACGGCGTCGTCCGCCGACGCGCTGACGAGCTCGCCGGTGACGGGACGGGCCCTCTGCGAGCAGAGCACTCCGGCGGTTGCGGCGATCCTGGTCTCCAACCCGAACGAGCGCCGGCTGGTCATCGACTGGGCGAGCGTCGACACCCCCGCCCATGGCCGGGTGATCCTCGCCGAGTACGACGATGCCGTCATCCACGTGGCGACCCCGTTCGGCGAGCAGGTGCGCGTCGACCTCCGGCTAGACGGCAAGCGGCAGGACCGCGTGCGTACGTGCCGGAGGCCGACAGCCCCCTGTGCCCGCCCCCGACTTCCCCGTCCCACCCCCGCTCGAGCTGGTGAGCACCCTCGGCTCCGGGCCGACCACCGGGATCTCGGCGTCGCTGTCCGGCGACGGGCAGCTCGTCGCCTACACCTCCCACGGCGCGGTGCTCCGCAACCGGTCGACGGGCACGACCGTGGCGCTCCCTCCCGGCACGCCTGCGGGCACCCAGGTGTCGACCTACTCGCCGGTCGTCTCGGCGGACGGCTCGACGATCGCGTTCGTGTCCCTGGCGGAGACGGCGCCCGGCTCGGGCCTCGCGATCCCCAGGCTCGCGGTCTACGACGTCCGCACCGGCACCACTCGGCTCGCGTTCCCCTCGAGCCAGGGCTTCGTGGACGGCGCGCCGACGGTCTCCGCGGACGGCAGCCGGATCGCCGTAGCCGTACGCGTCGCCTCCACAGACCCGACTCGGATCCTGCTCTGGGAGCGGAGCACGGGGGCAGCCCGCGTGGTGTTCGAGAGCCCGCACGGACGGTCGGACCGGCCGAGTCTGTCGCCGGACGGCCGGTACCTCGCGTTCCGCACCTCGGCGACCCTGCCCGGCGACGACGACTCCAGCGAGCTGGACGTCGCGCTCCGCGACCTGCAGACCGGCGCGACCCGTCTGGTGAGCACCGGCTTCGCCGCGGGAGCGCCGGCCACGGGAGAGACGCCGTCGGTCTCGGACAGCGGGCACTTCGTGGCCTTCTCGACGACCTCGGCGAAGGGCTCCGTGGGCCGCCCCCAGGTGTTCGTCCGCGACACCGTCCTCGCCACCACGACGGCGCAGTCCGCCGGTGCGGGCGGTGCCGTCTCGACCTCGGGGTTCAGCGCATCCCGGTGATCTCCAGGGACGGCCGGAGGGTTGCGTTCAGCGGCTACGTCCCGGAGCGGGTCGCCCACGAGCAGGTCTACCTGCGCGACCGGGTCACCGGCGCGACGCGCGTCCTGAGTGCGACCCCCGAGGGCTACGCGGCTGACGCCGACTGCTTCGTGGACTCGATCTCCGCGGACGGCAGGGTCGTCGCCTTCGAGACCTCCGCGACGAACCTCGTTGACGGCGTCGACCAGAACGGCCCGGGCGACAGCTACGTCTCGCTCGTGGGTGACTGACTTCCGCAGTCCGGTCGGGCGCCCCGTACCACTCGGAGCAGCGTCGTGGGCAGGTCCGTTAGCGCGTGCCGACGCCGAGGTCAGTTGACTCTCGACGGAGCTCGCTCTCCTCGGCTGTGCTCCTCGGGCACTGCAGGTCGACGCGGTTGTTGCGCACGACGGGCTTGCCGCAGCGCTCGTGCTCCCAGGCTCCGGTCCACACGACGATAGCGACGAAGGCTGGAGACA from Motilibacter peucedani harbors:
- a CDS encoding PD40 domain-containing protein, with the protein product MPAPDFPVPPPLELVSTLGSGPTTGISASLSGDGQLVAYTSHGAVLRNRSTGTTVALPPGTPAGTQVSTYSPVVSADGSTIAFVSLAETAPGSGLAIPRLAVYDVRTGTTRLAFPSSQGFVDGAPTVSADGSRIAVAVRVASTDPTRILLWERSTGAARVVFESPHGRSDRPSLSPDGRYLAFRTSATLPGDDDSSELDVALRDLQTGATRLVSTGFAAGAPATGETPSVSDSGHFVAFSTTSAKGSVGRPQVFVRDTVLATTTAQSAGAGGAVSTSGFSASR
- a CDS encoding TolB-like translocation protein → MISRDGRRVAFSGYVPERVAHEQVYLRDRVTGATRVLSATPEGYAADADCFVDSISADGRVVAFETSATNLVDGVDQNGPGDSYVSLVGD